A segment of the Delphinus delphis chromosome 20, mDelDel1.2, whole genome shotgun sequence genome:
CCGGTGGCTGCTGGTAGAGGGGTTCAGAGGAACTTGTCACAGGCACAGCTGACCCACAGCAGATGGAAACTTTCTCTTCAACtcgttttaaagttctttttaacTTTCCCTGTCAGTTCTTGTAGCTAATTGGTCTCCTGCTAGTAGGGAGAACCGACAGGCCCCTGAGAGGATGCTTAGTCCTCTCAAGGGCGCTTTCCCAGGGTAGGAAACCAGCCTAAGTCCCTGGCTCCTCTCAGCACCTGGTCTCAGAAGCTGAGTCCCCATCACTCAGTTGGTCAGGAGCTGCGTCCCGCTTTCCGCCCAGGGGACTAAGTCTTGACCTTTGGCTCCAGAGGTTGCCTCCACTTCTCCCTCCACAGGCCGAGTGCTCCATGCTGGCTCCTAGGCCGAGTCCCAACCTTGACCAGCAGCCGCCAGGAGGCGCCCGAGGAGGGGCCAGCCTGCCAGCAGCAGCCATCCTGACTTGTGACTTCTCCTTAACCCCAGAGTgtctgattcagtagttctgggtTCACAAATGAGAAGTTTCACTTCTAAAGAGTTCCCATGTGATGCGGTTGCCTCTGGTTCAAAGATCAAACTCAGAGAAGCAGTGTTCCAGGAAAGGCAATGCTGCATGCTGTGCCAGGCCCCAGTCCACAGGGCTGGAGGTTTGCTCACTCCAAGGGGTTCTCACCGACATTCCTGAAGGTCTCTGCAGTGTGTAAAACAGAGAAATGGCCACCTGGGGGTCCTAGTCCCTCCACTGATAAGGGACCCTGTGAGGAAGCCCCAGGATGCAGGTGATCACAAACCCCGGCCAAGCTCCACCCACAGAGGGCCCCAAGCCActtgtttcttctgcctggaacttaaaaagaaaacagaaaaccctACATGGCTCATTCCTCACCTCCTTCTAGTGTTTACTCAATTATCTTCTTACTAAAGAGACCTCCCTTACTGCACTGTGTAATCTTACAGCCTATCTCCCTACTTCTCAGCACACAATCACTCCTATCCATTCTACCTACTACATTCTACTTATTATATAACTTAGTATTTCTTCTTTCATGTTGCCTGTCTTCCTCAAAAATAATATAAGCCCCGTGAGGGCAGGAGGTTTTGTCTCAATTGTTTCATGATGTCTCCCATGCGCCTAGAACAGATGTCCACTGAACATTTGTTAGAGCAGTGAATGAACACGCCACCATAGATCCCTGTTCATTTTCACCATTTTGGTAACTCTACATGTCCTCTCCAGTTTTCCCTCTAAGCTGGAAGGGAATGCTCAGTATtttcaagaatgaaaaagaatcacATTTGGAGGTAACATCCTATCCTAGGTGTGGAACATCCTAGATAACAGCTAGGTGTGGAAGCACTTTGGGTCTCAGTGACACCATGGAATGATAATTCCATTTGGATTTGTAGCCTTTGGAGCATTGGAAATAATACGTTTAGCCTCTAGGAGCATGCTGAGCTCGATGGACTATGAAATAATATGTATCGACACTTTGGCGTTGGCTCGATTGCTGACAACACTGCCCAGAAATCCGGGCGCCTTCCCTTTGAGAAAAAGCAAAGCGCCTTTTCTGTGGCTTGCAGGGGATGAGGCACGCGCCCTTTACCGCATTAGGAGCTGCGACTATATTACCCAGAGCGCTTTGCGCAGAGCGGCAGCAGCGCTGATCCAATGAAGGCACAGGACAGGGGCAATCCGTGCTTGGCGTGAAAGATAGGGGCGGGACTTCCGGTCTCACTTTGTGGCGGTCATTTTGACTGGCTTCGGTCTGGTTTACTTGATCGGTAGCTCCCGATCGCTGGGTCAGGTTGGAGGCAACGGGAGGCTGAAAAGTCGAGAGAAAGTGTTGTCCTCACTGCAAAGAGGTGAATCTGAGGCTCGGAGGGGGACTGCACGTCGGGGCTGGGCTGGAAGTGGTGGCGTTGGAATCCCCACCCTGGTCACCCGTCACTCCCGTCACTGTCCGCCCACAGGCTCAGTTCTCAGAAGCCTCACTGATGGACCTGACACAAGTTGGTGCTGAGACCTTCAGGCCTTCACCCGAACCACCCCCACTTTTGAATCCTAAAGCCCCAAATACTGGGAGCCTGTTCAGATCACTGAAGCCTAGGCCTGAACATCCAGCACCTGCAGGGGTGTGAGAGGGGGCCCGTTTCTGAAAGTCAGTGTGATGAGGTGTGGGAGTGTTACAAGCAGCGGGatcagcatgtgcaaaggcttgGAGGGGCTACTGGTCCAGGACTGTTGGGGAAACCTGGGCTTCATGTTGTGTCTGTACAGAACAGAGTGTGAAGGGGAGTCACGCCTGGAATGGCAGGTGGAGGAGGTGTACCTAGGTTCTTACGGTGCTTAGAACCATGGAAGCTTGTGAACAAAGGAGGACCATGGTCTGAGTCAGGGTTTTTAAAGTCCCCCAAACTGGAAAAGGGGTGATGAGGACAGTGAGTcacaggaagtgtgagtccttctccaaagtcacacaactggCAAGAGGCATTACTGAAGGCCAGGGTACGGTAAGCCCAAGGTCACTTGGTTCCAGGGCTATGCAAGGGTACAAGGGAGGCCTGAGCCCATGGAGCCCTTCCATGGTGGCTTGCTTCTCACAGTTTCCCTCTTCCCACAGGTTCCATGGCCATAGACGTGCTTAAGGACCCTACACAGGTGAGTGGGCTCTCACCAGTCCCAACCTCCTCACACACACATGTTCTCTGGGATTGTGATGCTCTAGGACTCAGACTGCCACTCTCCTAGCCCTTTGGCCTGAGGACTCTTGAGAAACGCCAAACCCTAGGCCAGAGTTCATATGAAATAATTCCTATGTCTGGCACCCACGGGAATGAGGTGTGGTCGTTTATCCCAGGCACAGGTAGCAGCATGTCCAAGTGCTTGAAGGTGAGGCTGAGCTGGGAGTGTTCggtgtttctctttcctttgtggCAGTCGGGAGAGGAAGAGTCAGGCCTGGAATGGTAGGCTGAGAAGCTGGATGTTTTCCTAGAGGGATGGGAGCAGTGGGATGAGAACAATGAGGTTATGTGACTCAGGTCTTAGCAGGCTCTCTCTGGCTGCAGAGTGGAGAACAGAtttgagggagtgagggaggaagcaggaagaccagGGATGAGGCTACTGCAATAGTCCAGATGAGTATTGGTGGTGACTGGACAGTGTGGTGGCCATGGAAGTGGGAGAAGTGTTTGGATTCTGGATCTGTTTTTGTGTATGGCTGACTGGATTTTCTAATGTTGAgggtgagagagaaaaaggtaGGAGTCAGGGATTACCCTGAggttttggaaggaaaaaaggaaggttgGCGATAATTTTTAATGGGACTATTTGGAGTTTGGGGTTTTATTAGCCATGTTAAGAATCTGAGATGTTTCAGAGAATACTGCTTGAAGGCATCAAGTTGGCAGCTGGACATAAATGTCTGAAACTCCAGGGAATGGTTCAGGGTGGAGACATCCAAATGGTGGTGGCTACTCTGTGTATCCAAGAGGaggtggagggaattccctggtggcacagtggttaagaatccgcctgccagacatggaagcaacctaagtgtccatcaacagataacagaatggataaagatgtggcacatatgtacaattggaatattactcagctataaaaagaaacgaaattgagttatttgtagtgaggtggatcgacctagagactgtcatacagagtgaagtaagtcagaaagagaaaaacaaataccgtatgctgacacatatatatggaatattttttaaaaaatggttctgaggaacctaggggcaggacaggaataaagacgcagacgtagacaatggacttgagaacatggggagggggaagggtaagctgggacaaagtgagagagtggcatggacatatatacactaccaaacgtaaaatagacagatagctagtgggaagcagctgcatagtgcagggagatcagctcagtgctttgtgaccacctagaggggtgggatagggagggtgggagggagatgcaagagggaggggatatggggatatatgtatatgtatagctgattcacgtggttatacagcagaaactaacacaccatttaaagcaattatactccaataaagatgttaaaaaaaaaaaaaagaatccgcctgccaatgcaggggacacgggtttgagccctgttccgggaagatcccacatgctgcagagcacctaagcccatgcgccacaactactgagcctgcgctctagagctgttgctctgcaacaaagagaagccacctcagtgagaggcctgcgcactgcatcggggagtagccccagctcgccgcaacttgaAAAAGCCTGCACGCatcaacgaagatccaacacagccaaaaattaattaattaattaaaaaaagaggaggTGGAGCTGTGGATCACACTTGGGAGGAGGAATCTTCAGGTTATGGGGGTAATGCTATTAGCAGTCCAGGAAAGGGAAGGTGGCGCCCCAGGACTGGGTCTCTTGTTAGAGCACCTGGTTAGGGGTGGTATGTGTCACAAGCACAGTTGAGGGAGAGAACCGGCCATGAAAGGGGATTTGAGAAGAGGATGGTCTGACAGGTGGTCAAGACTTCCAAGGGTAGGGTAGACACTGAGACGGATGAAGAGGCCTAGGTATAATTGAGGAAACATGAGGCTGAGGCTGATTCCTATTTACATATCTATGGACTTACCAGGATTTTTGGGGACACTGGAGTGTTTCAGTCAGGCTGGTGGATTAGCTCAGGGGAAAATGTGGTTGTCTGATAGAGTCActaagctgggggaggggagccctgaGGTTGGTCTCTGAATGAGGGTTAGGTTGAGAAAGGAGGGTTGTGACTAATAAGGGGACAGCAAGTGCAGCACAGAAGTGGAAGAGGACCAGTGGGATCTGAAGTCTGCATATGGTTCTGAATGGCCGGGGGGTGACACAAGCAATAAACCAGAAATTGAGGCTTTCGTAGCAGGATTCAAGGCTGCCCTGGCAGCAGGAGCCATTGAGGGTCTGGAGTAGTACTGAATCCTGTTTGCATTTGCATAATCTTGATGCCATGAGGGAAGTAACACATGGGGAAGCCAGGGAGAGATTTATCGTCTCCCCACGTgcatggggcagggaggtggtggtggtggctgtgGGGTCTGGAGATACGGGAGAGGCACAGTTTAAAGAACGATGTGCATGTGGAGAAGAAGTATGAATTGATGTTGCCAGGGTCCTGGTATTGGGGACTAAAGGATGAAGGTGGACCCAAGTTTGGGCCCAGGTGGTGCTTGGGAAGCACCATCTGGGAGACTTCCTGCATGGCAGGTCCAGATATTAATGGCATCCATGTGCCCACCTGCCTAATGTTGCCAAGGGCCAGACACAGTAATTAACGGGGCCATGAGGAGAGAGTAGGCACAAATGGCACCAGGGTCCGATACCTCATCTGAGTTGTGGAGCTGGGGAGAAGTGTGAGTGTGGGCTGGATATGTGGGGGTATGGATTGGAGGTCCTTGAGAGAGAGGCTGTTCATGGTTTCCTCTCTCCTCATCATGGCAGGGCAGTATAACCTTTGAGGACGTGGCAGTTTACTTCTCCTGGGAGGAATGGGCTCTCCTTAATGAGGCTCAGAAACTCCTATACTGcgatgtgatgctggagaacttTGCACTTATGGCCTCTGTAGGTAAGGCCCTCATACCTGCCCCAataccttttccttttccccaggAACAGATTAGTCTTTCTCACATCAGGACCATGGGCACTGCTTTCTTCCCCAGTTCCCCGGGTAGGTGCTCTGGTTGCTAGGGCTGAGCTGTTTGTACTGTCCTTTTCCCACTTAGCCCCAATACCTGCTGCCCCAAAGCCTTGCAGGGAAGGAGTCAGGAGTCTTGAAGTTAGCCTTTGGGACCTCACCTTGCTTTCCCTTTCTCTGGCCAGGTGACGCCTCTGCCCTAGGGTCTACTCCCTTCCCTTAGCTGATGTATCCTTATATCTGCCTATGCTAGTAATCGCAGTCACTGACATGGTCGCTACTTTTGTGGCCCAtgggctattcttttttttttaatatttattttatttatttatttggttgcactgggtcttagttgcagtaggtgagctccttagttgcggttcactggctccttagttgtggcctgcgaactcatagttgcagcatgcatgtgggatctagttccctgaccagggatcgaacccgggcccgctgcactgggagcgcagagtcttaaccactgcgccacaagggaagtcccccacgGACTATTCTTGCAAGATCCTCCTCTGAGGGTTTTTTGGTAATGTTGAGTTTTCTTTCCTATGAGTTGCTCTGGCCAGTGCTGGCCACTCACCTGTCCAGTCTTCTCCTTAGAACTTGCATCATCCAGGTATTATGTTCACCTGGGGATAGGGGAAGAGCTATGGGTGCCTCTTAGGGTGGGCATGATTCCAGCTCCACAAAATGGGCTCAGAGGGTCCCTGGCCCTATTGAGTAGCAGGTAAGAGGATGTGACATCAGGGCTGTGTTCACTTCATACCATAACTCCGTTCTGTTTCCATTACTATTTTGGTGCCAGTGGCCACACCTCATTTCtacctttccttcttcattctTGACACTTTGCCAACTTGTCATTTCTACACTGACTCTCAGCCCAGGGTGAATCCTGAGTTCTCACAATGGATTCCACATCTCACCCATTCTTCTCCACTGCTCCATCTCAGTGTTCTCCACCATTGCACCACACGTATTATGTTGTGAGATGTGCACATATCTTTAAGTAGTCTTTGAACAAGAGCTACTCGGATGCAATTGTGTTTTCTTGGGCCCATATACATCCTTCTGCACAGCACTCCTGTGTCATCAGCAGGCAAGTGCTGAAAACCATTCAGAGTGAGTTGTAGACCTGGCTCTCCTCTTCGTGCTGCACCCCATCCTTTCTCCTTCACTTGGTCCTTCGCTGTATCCTTCATTTTCCCCATGCTGTGACCTTTAGAGGACCATTACTGCACAGCAGCTACTTTTCAACCTGACTCTAATTCCCTCCTCCTGACAATAATCCTATGGACTCACATACAGTCGTTCATTAGTGTATCAGATGCACGTTTGTGATTGGGGTTGCCCCTTCCCACCAGAGCCAACTGCACTTCACctgtatttctttgatttcagGTTATTGGCATGGAGTGGAAGATGAGGAGGCACCTTCTGAGCAGAGTGTTTCTGTAGGAAAAATATCACAGGTCAGGAATCCCGAAGCAGGTCCCTTTCCCCAGAAAGCCCACCCCTGTGAGACATGTGTCTCTGTCTTGAAAGACATTTTGCACTTGGCTGAGGAAAGAGGCACACATCCCAGACAAAAACCATACACTTATGGAGCATGTGGGAAACAATTCTTTCAGAGTAAACCTTCACCAGAAGCAGCACTGTAGAGAAAAACTTTCAGAAGTGATGTGGCAGGGCCTCATTTGTGAAGAGCTACACATTCCGTGTGCCAAGGAATTCCTTCACCTGTAACAAAGTTGGGAAGTGCTTCCTGGTCAGTTTGGGCCTCTTGTAGCACGCAGGCCACTTACAACAGAAGAAGCCACACAGCAGCACTGAGTGTGGGGTGGCTGTTCACAGTAGGAAAAATGATTAGAAGTGTGACAACTTCAGGAAAGCCTTCAACCACAAACACACGCCTCTTTAGCACCAGAGAGTCCACAATGGAAAAAGGACTTAGGCTTTCCACAAATGTGGGAAAGTCTTCAGCTTGCAAATACAGACCTGTTCTCACCAGTGAAttcactggagaaaggccttattaATGAAATGAATATGGGAAATCCTTTAGCCAAAGCTCCAGCCTTATTGAACACCAGAGAtttcacactggagaaagaccTTCTGAATGCAATGAGTATGGGAGAGTCTCTAGGAAAGCTTCAGCCTCATTAAATATTGGATAGTTCACATTAGAGGAAGGCCTtatgaatgtaaagaatgtgggGAATTCTTTAGCCAAAGCACCCACCTTATTCAGCACTGGAGATTGCACACTAGAAAAAGGCCTCATGAAATAGAGCAAATGTGGAGAAGCTTTCAGTTCAAGATCTGCTCTGATTTATCACTGAAAGCTTGTCTGAAGAGAAAACTTTAGGCCAAAGGTGTGTCCTTGTTCAGCATGAGAAAATCCACAGTGGAGAAAGGTTTTACAAGTGCcgtgaatgtggaaaagccttcagtCAAAGGTCTTCTCTGATTCAGCACCAAGTATTCAATCAGATAGGCTTTATGAGTACAGTGAATTAAGAAAATCTTCATCTAAAGGTCTAACCTCGTTCAGCACCAGAAAAGTCCACACTACAGAAAGACCTTGTGAGTATAGTGAATGTAGGAAAACCTTCAGATGATAGTTTGACCTCATTAAGCAGCAGGAAATTCACAAAGAGGAGTCACCATACACATACAGGGAATATGCAATCTCCTTGTTCAATATAGTGACACTGGAGGAGAGCCTTTGTGAGGAAGACATCTGCCTGATGTTGAACCTTTTATAAATGAACGTCCACAGTGAGGAGATTCTCCATAAATTCCAAGTTTGTGGCAAGCTTTCAGGAGCTGTCTTGCACTTGCTAGCCTGTCCAGGTCCCTTGCCAGATATGTCACTGCAAGTTTCTGTTGTAGAAGCCATCTCACCTTTACACCTGGCAGGTCCCCACAGTGGCCAATTTCAAGATTCCAACATGATGTCACTGAACATGGAATGAGAAGAGAG
Coding sequences within it:
- the LOC132416034 gene encoding zinc finger protein 560-like; its protein translation is MHAPSPEGRWLLAECSMLAPRPSPNLDQQPPGGARGGASLPAAAILTCSMAIDVLKDPTQGSITFEDVAVYFSWEEWALLNEAQKLLYCDVMLENFALMASVGYWHGVEDEEAPSEQSVSVGKISQVSMTFRYLAMTFTWEEWGQLDLAQKTLYQEVMLETFSLLVLLEYPIPKPELIHLLKNEQNLCMLKRDLS